In Paracoccus aminophilus JCM 7686, a single window of DNA contains:
- a CDS encoding DUF1269 domain-containing protein → MSDLIVVAFEDEASGFELRAELVKMQQEYLLELEDVVVATRSSENDIKLHQAVNLTAAGALGGGFWGTLVGLLFLNPLLGAAVGAASGAIAGRFSDIGINDDFMRDVSKAIVPGGSAVFILLRKMTADKVLARLESFHKKGRILQSSLSDADEAKLREAFAGGTLAQTVNPATSSTAGAATTAQTPEPSQS, encoded by the coding sequence ATGTCTGACCTGATCGTCGTCGCCTTTGAGGATGAAGCCTCTGGTTTCGAGCTCCGCGCCGAACTTGTGAAAATGCAGCAGGAATATCTGCTCGAACTCGAAGATGTGGTCGTTGCCACCCGCAGCTCGGAAAACGACATCAAACTGCACCAAGCGGTCAACCTGACCGCTGCTGGCGCGCTTGGAGGCGGCTTCTGGGGCACGCTGGTCGGGCTTTTGTTCCTCAACCCGCTGCTCGGCGCCGCCGTCGGCGCGGCCTCGGGCGCCATCGCGGGCCGGTTCAGTGACATCGGCATCAACGACGATTTCATGCGAGATGTCAGCAAGGCGATCGTTCCCGGCGGCTCAGCGGTCTTCATCCTCCTGCGCAAGATGACTGCGGATAAGGTGCTCGCCCGGCTGGAAAGCTTCCACAAAAAGGGCCGCATTCTGCAATCCTCGCTCTCGGATGCGGACGAGGCCAAACTGCGCGAAGCCTTCGCCGGAGGCACGCTCGCCCAAACCGTCAACCCGGCAACCTCCAGCACGGCAGGGGCGGCCACGACAGCGCAAACCCCCGAGCCTTCACAGTCATAA
- the mtgA gene encoding monofunctional biosynthetic peptidoglycan transglycosylase — MSHHAELLDDNDPQPRDPQPRRPALMLLLRRPMRWLKWFALRCFALMLALVFLFAFVNPPTTWTILTETRAHPGTPHTWTPISEISPNMLRAVVAAEDANFCSHWGFDMQEIRKVVASGSSRGASTLTQQTAKNVYLWQGRSWPRKFLETAYTPMLNFVWSKRRIVEVYLNVAEFGPGVFGIAAAAKYHFKTTPDKLTMRQAAALASILPAPKTRKPDPNSPRSRQIISGAETIAADGRDGCLHLN, encoded by the coding sequence ATGTCGCACCATGCCGAGCTTTTAGATGACAACGACCCCCAGCCCCGGGACCCTCAGCCCCGGCGCCCGGCGCTGATGTTGCTGCTGCGCCGCCCCATGCGCTGGCTCAAATGGTTCGCGCTCCGCTGCTTTGCGCTGATGCTGGCGCTGGTCTTTCTCTTCGCCTTCGTAAATCCGCCGACGACCTGGACCATTCTCACCGAAACCCGCGCCCATCCCGGCACGCCGCATACCTGGACCCCGATCTCCGAGATCTCGCCCAATATGTTGCGCGCCGTGGTCGCCGCAGAGGATGCCAATTTCTGCTCCCATTGGGGCTTTGACATGCAGGAAATCCGCAAGGTCGTGGCCTCGGGCTCGTCGCGCGGCGCCTCGACCCTGACTCAGCAGACCGCGAAGAACGTCTATCTCTGGCAGGGCCGCAGCTGGCCGCGCAAATTCCTCGAAACCGCTTATACCCCGATGCTCAACTTCGTCTGGTCGAAACGCCGGATCGTCGAGGTCTATCTCAATGTCGCCGAATTCGGCCCCGGCGTCTTCGGGATAGCGGCGGCGGCGAAATATCACTTCAAGACCACGCCGGACAAGCTGACGATGCGGCAAGCGGCGGCTCTCGCCTCGATCCTGCCCGCTCCCAAAACCCGCAAACCCGATCCGAATTCGCCCCGCTCGCGCCAAATCATCAGCGGCGCAGAGACAATCGCCGCCGACGGCCGCGACGGTTGCCTGCACCTGAACTGA
- the fzlA gene encoding FtsZ-binding protein FzlA: MNTPSPSSTIRLYHVALSPYCRKVRLVLAEKRVEVELVEDRYWEPGSELNRRNPAGKLPVLRMDGRLMAESQAIVEYLDEVIPVPALMPRSPIERYEVRRLCAWFDDKFNAEVTQPVMHERVWKKVMKLGYPDSRAVKEGLKAIKEHIDYMSGLLETRRWLAGNMMSLADFTAAAHFSCLDYISDVDWDRSAALQEWYATIKSRPAFRSLLADHLPGVPPAPHYAELDF; this comes from the coding sequence ATGAACACGCCCTCGCCTTCCTCCACCATCCGTCTTTATCACGTCGCGCTCTCGCCATATTGCCGCAAGGTCCGTTTGGTGCTGGCCGAAAAACGGGTTGAGGTCGAGCTGGTCGAAGACCGCTATTGGGAGCCCGGCTCCGAACTCAACCGCCGCAATCCCGCCGGAAAGCTGCCGGTCCTGCGCATGGATGGTCGGTTGATGGCCGAAAGCCAGGCCATCGTCGAATATCTCGACGAGGTCATTCCGGTGCCCGCGCTGATGCCGCGCTCGCCGATCGAGCGCTACGAGGTCCGTCGCCTCTGCGCTTGGTTCGACGACAAATTCAACGCCGAGGTCACCCAGCCGGTCATGCATGAGCGGGTCTGGAAGAAGGTGATGAAGCTCGGCTATCCCGATTCGCGCGCGGTCAAGGAAGGGCTCAAGGCGATCAAGGAGCATATCGACTATATGTCGGGTCTGCTCGAGACGCGCCGGTGGCTCGCGGGCAATATGATGTCGCTCGCGGATTTCACTGCGGCCGCGCATTTCTCTTGCCTCGATTATATCTCGGACGTGGATTGGGACCGCTCTGCCGCGCTGCAGGAATGGTATGCGACGATCAAATCGCGCCCGGCCTTCCGCAGCCTTCTCGCCGATCACCTGCCGGGCGTGCCGCCAGCGCCGCATTATGCCGAACTCGACTTCTGA